The Gammaproteobacteria bacterium genome has a window encoding:
- a CDS encoding acetyl-CoA C-acetyltransferase produces the protein MNRTVYVVDGARTPFLRAAGKPGSFAAGDLAVAAGRALLVRQSFSVEALDEVILGCVMPGPDEANIARVMALRLGCDKRIPAWTVQRNCASGMQALDCAYTNIACGRSDLVLAGGVESMSHAPILLSLEMVHWLSAWNGAKSFGQKLQTLKKLKPKYLKPVIGLLRGLTDPIVGLSMGQTAEILAHRFNISRKRMDEFACQSQKRLARAQDENLLIDEIEAIYDSKGKCYQHDDGLRRDSDVAKLGALKPVFDRHFGRVTAGNSAQVTDGAAMLILASEDAVRQHQLPVMGRIVDSEWAGLEPSQMGLGPVHAMTPIMQRHGWQISDIDYWEINEAFAAQVLACVEAWKDADYCRNELGLSGPLGEVSNERLNVDGGGVSIGHPVGASGARIVLHLLHVLKRTNTKRGMASLCIGGGQGGAMVVERDAG, from the coding sequence ATGAATCGGACAGTGTATGTGGTCGATGGCGCGCGCACGCCTTTTCTCAGGGCGGCGGGTAAGCCGGGATCGTTTGCGGCGGGCGATCTGGCGGTGGCCGCGGGCCGTGCCTTGTTGGTGCGCCAATCATTTTCAGTGGAAGCGTTGGACGAAGTGATTCTGGGCTGCGTGATGCCCGGGCCGGATGAGGCGAATATCGCGCGCGTCATGGCCTTGCGCTTGGGGTGCGACAAGCGCATACCCGCGTGGACGGTGCAACGTAATTGCGCCTCCGGCATGCAGGCGCTGGATTGTGCCTACACCAATATTGCCTGTGGTCGTTCCGATCTGGTGCTGGCGGGTGGCGTTGAATCCATGAGTCATGCGCCGATCCTGTTGAGTCTGGAGATGGTGCATTGGCTGTCGGCCTGGAATGGCGCCAAGAGTTTTGGGCAAAAACTGCAAACCTTGAAAAAATTGAAGCCAAAATATCTCAAGCCAGTGATCGGTTTGTTGCGTGGGCTGACGGATCCGATCGTTGGCTTGTCGATGGGGCAGACCGCAGAGATTCTCGCTCATCGCTTTAATATCAGCCGCAAGCGCATGGATGAGTTCGCCTGTCAAAGTCAGAAGCGTCTGGCGCGGGCACAAGATGAAAATCTGCTCATTGATGAGATTGAAGCCATTTACGATAGCAAAGGGAAGTGTTATCAGCATGATGATGGTTTGCGCCGCGATTCGGATGTGGCCAAACTGGGGGCATTAAAGCCCGTGTTCGATCGGCACTTTGGTCGCGTCACGGCGGGAAATTCGGCGCAGGTCACCGATGGTGCGGCGATGTTGATTCTGGCCAGCGAAGATGCAGTGCGCCAACATCAATTGCCGGTGATGGGGAGGATTGTCGATAGCGAGTGGGCCGGATTAGAACCCAGTCAAATGGGATTGGGGCCAGTGCATGCGATGACGCCGATCATGCAACGTCATGGCTGGCAAATCAGCGATATCGATTATTGGGAAATCAATGAAGCCTTTGCGGCGCAGGTGTTGGCGTGTGTCGAGGCCTGGAAAGATGCTGATTATTGCCGCAATGAATTAGGGCTCAGTGGGCCGCTGGGTGAAGTCAGTAATGAGCGGCTGAATGTCGATGGCGGTGGCGTCAGTATCGGTCATCCGGTCGGTGCCAGCGGTGCACGTATTGTGCTGCACTTGTTGCATGTGTTGAAACGAACGAATACAAAACGCGGGATGGCGAGTCTTTGTATTGGCGGCGGCCAGGGTGGCGCGATGGTGGTTGAAAGGGATGCGGGGTGA
- a CDS encoding patatin-like phospholipase family protein, with the protein MTEFKGNQQQLPKTGLILAGGGARAAYQVGVLKAIARMRAPETRNPFPILCGSSAGAINATALSIYSQDFQDAVTRLVWVWSNFTIEQVIRSDALGLAKSGAHWLLALMLGGLGQNNPAALFNRQPLRHLLQRYMPCDLIKNAIEAGTIDALSITASGYTSGQSVTFYQSKHEIKPWSRVVRVGCPTEITIDHLMASSAIPFIFEAVRLNREYFGDGSMRQLAPISPALHLGAERVLVVGVRSENDNEFMRRKTTTYPSVARIAGHVLNSIFLDSMEMDLERLQRINRTLSLIPKHYFDNGTVELRPVKALVVSPSRDISKIARDHAYRLPRTLRFFLGGVGAMDRDGNSLLSYLLFDKAYCRDLIALGFNDTIKRRDEIMAFLDGNDDA; encoded by the coding sequence ATGACGGAGTTCAAGGGTAATCAACAACAACTGCCAAAGACTGGCCTGATTCTGGCCGGTGGTGGAGCACGTGCCGCATATCAAGTGGGTGTGCTCAAGGCAATTGCTCGGATGCGCGCCCCGGAAACCAGAAATCCTTTTCCTATTTTGTGTGGAAGTTCGGCGGGGGCGATTAATGCCACGGCATTATCGATTTATTCCCAGGACTTTCAGGATGCGGTGACGCGACTGGTATGGGTCTGGAGCAACTTTACCATTGAACAGGTGATACGCAGCGATGCGCTGGGTTTGGCCAAAAGTGGTGCCCATTGGTTATTAGCGTTGATGTTGGGTGGTTTGGGGCAGAACAATCCAGCGGCTTTATTCAATCGCCAGCCGTTACGGCATTTGCTGCAACGCTATATGCCATGTGATTTGATCAAAAACGCAATTGAAGCAGGCACCATCGATGCGTTGTCGATAACCGCCTCCGGTTATACCTCGGGACAGTCGGTCACGTTTTATCAAAGCAAGCATGAAATCAAACCCTGGAGCCGTGTTGTCCGCGTGGGGTGTCCGACGGAAATCACGATTGATCATCTAATGGCCTCTTCGGCCATCCCTTTCATATTCGAGGCCGTCAGGCTGAATCGGGAATACTTTGGCGATGGTTCAATGCGGCAACTGGCGCCGATCAGTCCGGCATTGCATTTGGGGGCCGAGCGGGTGCTGGTGGTCGGGGTGCGCAGCGAGAACGATAACGAATTTATGCGCCGAAAGACGACTACTTATCCTTCCGTGGCGCGGATTGCGGGACATGTGCTGAATAGTATTTTTCTGGATTCAATGGAAATGGATCTTGAACGGTTGCAGCGCATTAATCGTACATTGTCACTGATACCCAAGCATTATTTTGATAACGGAACCGTAGAGTTGCGGCCGGTTAAGGCGTTGGTGGTGTCGCCCAGCCGCGACATTTCAAAAATTGCCCGCGACCATGCCTATCGCTTGCCGCGGACATTGCGTTTTTTCCTGGGCGGCGTGGGGGCGATGGATCGTGACGGTAATAGCTTGCTGAGCTATTTGTTATTCGATAAGGCCTATTGCCGCGATTTGATCGCGTTGGGATTTAACGATACGATCAAGCGCCGCGATGAAATCATGGCGTTTCTTGACGGTAATGATGATGCGTAG
- a CDS encoding acyl-CoA dehydrogenase: protein MITIFACLILIMVVWCVAYLRCAAWQWIIAVALVLVGITSIDQVAGGIKVLLWLVFIAALPFGWPALRRPLFSSWLLPMMRKALPPTSQTEREALEAGTVWWDGDLFSGNPNWKKLHATPEPRLSQEELDFINGPVEELCKMLDDWHITEERRDLPPHVWKFIREQGFFGMIIPKRYGGKEFSALAHSGVVMKVASRSVSAAVTVMVPNSLGPAELLLHYGTEEQKNHYLPRLARGEEVPCFALTGPEAGSDAASIPDRGIVCKGIFEGREVLGIRVTWEKRYITLGPVATVLGLAFRLYDPDRLLGKVEDIGITCALIPTNTPGVNIGNRHAPLNQAFMNGPNWGKDVFIPMEWVIGGAARVGQGWRMLMECLAAGRSISLPALSAGAGKLVSRATGGYARIRKQFKTPIGRFEGVEEPLARIAAYTYMMDAARTMTAGAVDQGQKPSVISAIVKYTMTERMRKVVNDGMDVQGGSAICMGPRNFIGRIYQSIPISITVEGANILTRTMIIFGQGAIRCHPYVLREMQAVMNPDHGSALREFDRAIWAHVGFVMSNAARALWMGLTGARFVSVPVDGPERRYYRQVTRMSACFALAADVAMLTLGGSLKRREKLSGRLADVLSQLYLVSATLKFYHDNQRPAEDLSLLRWACDDALYQAEEHLIGLASNLPLRSVGWLLKKIMMPFGRSCRLPSDGLGHTVAGLILSPSPVRDRLTAGIFVPGSEQDALGRIESALDKVVAAEVVERKLREAVQSKRLPKIGDGETLARGLEAGIINRQEADTLRAAIAARRDVITVDDFRPDYWSSKQSRES, encoded by the coding sequence ATGATCACGATCTTTGCATGTCTTATCCTGATAATGGTCGTTTGGTGTGTGGCCTATCTCCGGTGTGCGGCATGGCAGTGGATAATCGCCGTCGCACTGGTGCTGGTTGGCATTACGAGCATTGATCAGGTTGCAGGTGGTATCAAGGTATTGCTGTGGTTGGTATTTATTGCGGCATTGCCTTTCGGATGGCCTGCTTTGCGGCGGCCGCTGTTTTCTTCCTGGTTGTTGCCGATGATGCGCAAGGCATTGCCGCCGACGTCGCAAACCGAGCGCGAGGCGCTGGAGGCGGGGACAGTATGGTGGGATGGTGATTTATTCAGCGGCAATCCCAATTGGAAAAAATTGCACGCAACGCCTGAGCCACGTCTGAGTCAGGAAGAGCTCGACTTTATCAACGGGCCGGTGGAAGAGCTATGCAAGATGCTCGATGACTGGCACATCACTGAAGAGCGGCGTGACTTGCCGCCGCATGTTTGGAAATTCATCCGCGAGCAAGGTTTCTTTGGGATGATCATTCCCAAGCGCTACGGCGGTAAGGAATTCTCAGCGCTCGCGCATTCAGGCGTGGTGATGAAAGTCGCCAGCCGTTCGGTATCGGCGGCGGTGACAGTGATGGTGCCGAATTCGCTCGGGCCGGCGGAATTGTTGTTGCATTATGGTACCGAGGAACAAAAAAACCACTATCTGCCACGGCTGGCACGCGGTGAAGAAGTGCCATGTTTTGCGCTAACGGGACCGGAAGCAGGCAGCGATGCGGCTTCGATTCCAGATCGCGGCATCGTTTGCAAAGGAATATTTGAGGGGCGTGAGGTGCTGGGTATTCGCGTGACCTGGGAAAAGCGTTACATCACGCTAGGCCCGGTGGCGACGGTATTGGGTTTGGCATTCCGGCTTTACGATCCTGATCGTTTGTTGGGTAAGGTGGAAGATATTGGCATTACCTGCGCGCTGATTCCTACCAACACGCCGGGCGTTAATATTGGAAATCGCCATGCGCCGTTGAATCAGGCATTCATGAATGGGCCGAATTGGGGCAAGGATGTCTTTATCCCGATGGAATGGGTGATCGGTGGTGCGGCGCGCGTCGGTCAGGGCTGGCGCATGTTGATGGAGTGTTTGGCGGCTGGGCGTTCGATTTCTCTGCCAGCGTTGTCTGCGGGCGCGGGCAAATTGGTGAGTCGGGCAACGGGTGGTTACGCGCGCATCCGCAAGCAATTTAAAACACCGATTGGCCGCTTCGAAGGCGTCGAGGAGCCGCTGGCGCGGATTGCGGCGTATACCTACATGATGGATGCGGCGCGGACCATGACGGCGGGTGCGGTGGATCAAGGTCAAAAGCCATCGGTGATCTCTGCCATCGTCAAATACACGATGACCGAACGAATGCGCAAGGTGGTGAACGATGGCATGGATGTGCAGGGGGGCAGTGCAATCTGCATGGGGCCACGCAATTTTATCGGTCGTATTTATCAATCGATTCCGATCAGTATTACGGTCGAGGGGGCGAATATATTGACTCGGACCATGATCATCTTTGGTCAGGGTGCGATTCGTTGCCATCCCTATGTGTTGCGTGAAATGCAGGCGGTGATGAATCCCGATCATGGGAGTGCTCTGCGGGAATTCGATCGTGCGATATGGGCTCACGTTGGTTTTGTGATGAGTAATGCCGCCCGGGCATTATGGATGGGTTTGACCGGTGCGCGATTTGTATCGGTGCCAGTCGACGGCCCTGAGCGCCGTTATTACCGGCAAGTGACACGCATGAGCGCCTGTTTTGCATTGGCTGCGGATGTGGCGATGCTGACGTTGGGTGGTTCGCTCAAGAGACGTGAGAAATTATCAGGCCGTCTGGCGGACGTGTTAAGTCAGTTGTATCTGGTCTCGGCGACATTGAAGTTTTATCACGATAACCAGCGGCCCGCAGAAGATTTGTCATTGTTGCGTTGGGCCTGTGATGACGCGTTGTATCAGGCGGAAGAACATCTGATCGGCTTGGCGAGCAATTTGCCACTGCGGTCGGTGGGCTGGTTATTGAAGAAAATTATGATGCCGTTTGGGCGCAGTTGTCGGCTGCCGAGTGATGGGCTGGGCCATACAGTTGCAGGTCTGATTTTGTCGCCGTCGCCCGTTCGTGACCGGCTGACCGCAGGTATTTTTGTCCCCGGTAGCGAACAGGATGCATTGGGTCGCATCGAGTCGGCGCTGGACAAGGTGGTGGCGGCCGAGGTCGTGGAACGCAAATTGCGCGAGGCGGTGCAAAGCAAGCGTCTGCCCAAAATCGGCGATGGTGAAACGCTGGCGCGCGGTCTGGAGGCGGGGATCATCAATCGGCAGGAAGCCGATACTCTCAGGGCGGCAATTGCAGCGCGTCGCGATGTGATTACGGTCGATGATTTCCGTCCGGATTATTGGAGTTCGAAGCAGAGCAGGGAGTCTTGA